DNA sequence from the Romeriopsis navalis LEGE 11480 genome:
GGGGATGTTTAGTCTTGAGACGATCGGCTATTACTCGGATCAACCCAATACGCAGCGTTATCCCCAGCCACTCGATAAGCTCTATCCGACCACCGGCAATTTTGTGGCATTTGTGAGCAATATCGCTTCGCGTGAATTGTTGCGGGGATCGATTCGATCGTTTCGGCACCATGCGCAGTTTCCGTCGGAAGGGGCGGCTTTACCGAATAGTCTGCCCGGCGTGGGTTGGTCGGACCACTGGTCGTTTTGGCAGGTGGGTTATCCCGGGGTGATGATCACGGATACGGCGACGTTCCGCTATCCCTACTATCATACGGAGCAAGATACCCCGGATAAGCTCGACTACGATCGTTTAACCCTCGTGGTGTCGGGGGTCGAGAAGATGTTAGGGGATTTGGTGGGTGCACCAGTTTAGCGAAGGGAGAATGTGGGACGTGAGACAAGGTGGGGCTGATGTTTGATGCGCCGCGATATTGGTTGCGCAATGCGCATGTGCCGCTGTCGTTGATTGTGGGTGGCTCGAATTGGGTTACAGGTAAGCGCCCGGCGGATAATCTATTGCTTGTCGATATTGAAATTGAAGCGGGGATGATTGCGGCGATTACGGCGGCTGGGGCGTTTAGTAGCTATAGTGTGCCGTCGATCGATCTGAATCAGGGGATTGTCTGGCCCTGTCTTGTGGATATGCATACGCATCTGGATAAGGGGCATATGTGGGAACGTGCACCCAATCCCAATGGTCTGTTTGAAACGGCGCTTAAGGTGGTGAAGCGTGATGCGTCGAAGCGTTGGACTGCCGAGGATGTGTATCGGCGAATTGAGTTTGGTCTCAAATGTAGCTATGCCCATGGGACGAAGGCGATTCGGACGCATATTGATTCAGCGGGGAAGCTGGGTCCGATGAGCTTTGAGGTGTTTGATGAGCTGCGCTCAGTTTGGGCTGATCGGATCGATTTGCAAGCAGTGGCCTTGGTGACGTTGGATAACTACCTGAAGCGCAATGGCAAGAAGATTGCAAATTTGGTCGCGGAAAAGGGTGGTGTCCTAGGTGGCGTGGCATTTATGAACCCCGATATTGAACCGCAAATTGATCGGACCTTTGAGTTGGCAAAAGAACGAGAATTGGATTTAGACTTTCATGTCGATGAAAATGACGACCCAGATTCCCAATGTTTGAAACTTGTAGCCGAGGCGGCGATTAAACATAAATTCAAAGGCCGGATTACCTGCGGGCATTGCTGTAGTTTGGCTGTGCAACCAGAAGCAGCGGTGAAGACGACAATCAAGCTGCTGAAGAAGGCGGGGATTGGCGTTGTTAGTTTGCCGATGTGTAACCTTTATCTACAGGGTAGAACGCCCAAACAAACACCATCTTGGCGGGGTGTCACGTTATTACATGAGCTAAAGGCGGCGGGAGTGCCAGTGGCGATCGCTTCGGATAACTGTCGTGACCCATTTTTTGGGTTTGGTGATCACGATGGGTTGGAAGTGTTTAACCAATCAGCCCGGATTGCCCATCTCGATCGCCCCTAT
Encoded proteins:
- a CDS encoding cytosine deaminase yields the protein MFDAPRYWLRNAHVPLSLIVGGSNWVTGKRPADNLLLVDIEIEAGMIAAITAAGAFSSYSVPSIDLNQGIVWPCLVDMHTHLDKGHMWERAPNPNGLFETALKVVKRDASKRWTAEDVYRRIEFGLKCSYAHGTKAIRTHIDSAGKLGPMSFEVFDELRSVWADRIDLQAVALVTLDNYLKRNGKKIANLVAEKGGVLGGVAFMNPDIEPQIDRTFELAKERELDLDFHVDENDDPDSQCLKLVAEAAIKHKFKGRITCGHCCSLAVQPEAAVKTTIKLLKKAGIGVVSLPMCNLYLQGRTPKQTPSWRGVTLLHELKAAGVPVAIASDNCRDPFFGFGDHDGLEVFNQSARIAHLDRPYGDWVNAITSTPADLMGLPGVGRIGVGLPADLVLFKARHFSELLSRSQHDRIVLRDGVAIDTTLPDYAELDDLLS